The following are encoded in a window of Astyanax mexicanus isolate ESR-SI-001 chromosome 6, AstMex3_surface, whole genome shotgun sequence genomic DNA:
- the im:7147486 gene encoding zinc finger protein 423 isoform X2 produces MLGLQETRSAGTPSTKTYNCVACSATFNGLASLLVHQASHASEISDHKVSALPTCSHCSGLFASKELLDKHQCMVLPPPVAPDVHKKEHEINTQVKPQVGEPSITNSEAELEDSLKTACSHDAPVEVPSQETITQEHMDVGLQPSDSPTCIPILDLPPVQDIVAQEHIEELQLLDPSTCIPILDLPPVKETITTEHLDDGLQPSDPPACIPVSDLTPAQDTITQEHLDDGLQSSEPSIPETLAVGDQSFASEAKKIKLENLSNHSDSEESANESERSDSKKSLLKMLASAYLNRRPPAQIQLEQSKRTLPPRKVSPRAPIQNPAVISTSSSSNFMDQLRQKMAKFGPNREGVKQAGGMGKVKPKKKKLKRIISTTKILYPIVALESCQKSLQDNMEGRHQCGVCSRVFQDVDSLIMHHALHKKERVKFCRRCRQYLICVISVPNNHVCSISNIGPSRHFTFVRKSFLTSNNPTMLHSRKMFHCTMCNRSYTRRHSLNKHNCQWIASLKSSATAAKQAENFHSLGEGSSAGKGLVSSEQISVGVNTGKLQIVKSEDLRADFPNKETRLVQKPSPVKSNIHSGSAKSFPPFLANVSKINSAKLNVNFNSAGPTSSRLRERNIRKGSESELDESQWTVPLDDNEIEVMDVDEGKRDSVVAPKNNSDDDVILEPTVKSQPSLLLSGREFQVHISEKGVKRFSCNRCNRSYSRHFTVQQHLKICSARKLREQHSFGKAGILALKKKFPCPLCSASFTRKDRMNMHRKRCQAMRNPTMLAGNRMLEKKNEAPQGNMFVLPPAAKNDVRQDNNKTSAGSGNWGIMSLPSVLPRKVTCECGAVFTCPRLLFEHLQLHAMESYICSHCGENLKSWAELEAHQKLHTQAQVQPQQKQQFQTSSQSVKSQPQDVLKSPLSNRPLPEGSVCHRCKKIFRTRKSMLRHLRLSCRGEIAVQKNHTCSRCGMTFQSQLAHKVHVQSNSCTPSYKPIRCPVCVRWFSSVDGLKKHLLTHSQQKVLTCQICRHKCSSHEDLEEHKRNIHGPKKASASPTLQSAHVSQSNPSNAFRCQICQRTYPKLQSLKDHLRKVHRPQGINMVNLSALQPKAGGLPSSAAMVQQSQSKQLQCTICARTYPDIQSLRNHRRRVHRILGSGLQPSRGPVQQSHFSQFQCHICSRSYPDMRSLRNHRRRVHRLLGGLEMFKGTLVQSLDNQYKCHICQRSYPDVTSFKNHRRRVHHILGEVPDTAKMAAPDIVELKEEPEMLPVISLDGPQTR; encoded by the exons ATGCTTGGTCTTCAAGAAACCAGATCTGCTGGAACTCCCTCCACCAAGACCTATAATTGTGTGGCATGTTCAGCCACATTCAATGGTTTAGCATCTCTATTAGTGCATCAAGCCTCTCATGCCAGTGAAATCTCCGACCACAAAGTGTCTGCTTTGCCTACTTGCAGTCACTGCAGTGGTTTGTTTGCAAGCAAAGAACTTCTGGACAAGCACCAGTGCATGGTGTTGCCCCCTCCTGTTGCTCCAGATGTGCACAAGAAGGAACATGAAATTAATACACAGGTAAAGCCTCAGGTGGGTGAGCCAAGTATTACAAATTCCGAAGCAGAACTTGAAGACAGCTTGAAGACGGCTTGCAGCCATGATGCCCCAGTTGAAGTTCCCTCACAAGAGACCATCACTCAAGAGCATATGGATGTTGGGTTGCAGCCATCTGATTCACCTACATGCATACCTATCTTAGATTTACCTCCTGTGCAAGACATTGTTGCTCAAGAGCATATTGAGGAGTTGCAGCTATTGGACCCCTCCACATGCATAC CTATCTTAGATTTACCTCCTGTGAAAGAAACCATCACTACAGAGCATCTGGATGATGGGTTGCAGCCATCTGATCCACCTGCATGTATACCCGTCTCAGATTTAACTCCTGCGCAAGACACTATCACTCAAGAGCATCTTGATGATGGCTTACAGTCATCGGAACCCTCCATACCTGAAACGCTCGCAGTAGGAGACCAATCTTTTGCAAGTGAAGCTAAGAAGATAAAATTGGAGAATCTGAGCAATCACTCTGACAGTGAAGAATCAGCAAATGAAAGCGAGAGATCAGACTCGAAGAAATCGCTGCTTAAAATGCTTGCATCTGCCTACCTGAACCGCAGGCCGCCAGCTCAAATACAATTGGAGCAAAGCAAGAGGACCCTTCCCCCACGAAAGGTTTCACCAAGAGCACCAATACAGAACCCAGCAGTAATATCCACTTCAAGCTCTTCAAATTTCATGGACCAATTAAGACAAAAGATGGCTAAATTTGGCCCTAATAGAGAGGGCGTCAAGCAGGCCGGCGGCATGGGGAAAGTCAAGcctaaaaagaaaaaattaaaaaggattATCTCTACAACCAAAATATTATATCCTATAGTGGCTCTTGAGTCCTGTCAAAAAAGCTTGCAGGACAACATGGAGGGGAGGCATCAGTGTGGTGTCTGCAGCAGAGTTTTTCAAGACGTGGACAGCTTGATAATGCATCATGCCTTGCACAAAAAGGAACGTGTGAAATTTTGCCGTCGCTGCCGGCAGTATTTGATCTGTGTCATTTCTGTTCCAAACAATCACGTCTGTTCTATCTCGAATATAGGGCCGTCCAGACATTTTACATTTGTAAGGAAAAGCTTCCTGACCTCAAACAACCCTACAATGCTTCACTCTCGGAAAATGTTCCACTGTACAATGTGCAATCGGAGCTATACACGCAGGCACAGCCTCAACAAACACAACTGTCAGTGGATAGCCTCTCTTAAGTCCTCTGCCACTGCAGCCAAACAAGCTGAGAATTTCCACAGCTTGGGTGAAGGATCTAGTGCTGGAAAAGGACTTGTGTCATCCGAGCAGATAAGTGTTGGTGTGAACACAGGCAAACTTCAGATTGTAAAGTCTGAGGATCTCCGTGCTGATTTCCCTAACAAGGAGACAAGGTTAGTGCAGAAACCTTCCCCTGTCAAGTCAAACATTCACTCTGGTTCCGCCAAGAGTTTCCCACCGTTTCTTGCCAACGTTTCTAAAATCAATTCAGCAAAGTTAAATGTCAACTTTAATTCAGCTGGGCCTACATCTTCCCGACTTAGAGAAAGAAATATCAGAAAGGGAAGTGAATCAGAATTAGACGAGAGCCAGTGGACAGTGCCTTTGGATGACAATGAAATTGAAGTGATGGACGTTGATGAAGGAAAGCGTGATTCGGTGGTGGCACCCAAGAACAACTCTGATGATGATGTTATTTTAGAACCTACCGTTAAAAGTCAACCCAGCTTGCTCCTTTCAGGTAGAGAATTTCAAGTGCACATCTCTGAAAAGGGTGTAAAGCGTTTTTCTTGTAACAGATGTAACAGAAGCTATTCCCGCCATTTCACTGTACAGCAGCACCTTAAGATTTGTAGTGCAAGAAAACTGAGAGAGCAACATTCTTTTGGAAAGGCCGGTATCCTTGCCCTGAAGAAGAAGTTTCCGTGTCCACTTTGCAGTGCATCATTTACCCGGAAAGACCGCATGAACATGCATAGAAAGAGATGCCAGGCAATGAGAAACCCCACCATGTTGGCGGGTAATAGGATGTTGGAGAAGAAAAATGAAGCACCCCAGGGAAACATGTTTGTGTTGCCCCCAGCAGCTAAGAACGACGTCAGACAGGATAACAATAAAACCAGTGCTGGCAGTGGAAACTGGGGGATTATGTCATTACCCTCTGTGCTTCCCAGAAAAGTGACCTGCGAGTGTGGTGCAGTATTCACTTGCCCAAGACTTCTGTTCGAGCATCTGCAGTTGCATGCAATGGAGTCGTACATTTGCTCCCATTGTGGTGAAAATCTGAAGTCTTGGGCCGAGCTTGAAGCGCACCAGAAACTGCATACGCAGGCACAAGTACAGCCTCAGCAAAAGCAACAATTTCAAACATCGAGTCAAAGTGTAAAAAGCCAGCCTCAAGATGTGTTGAAGTCACCTTTGAGTAACAGACCTCTCCCAGAAGGAAGCGTTTGCCACAGGTGTAAAAAGATCTTCAGAACGCGCAAGTCCATGCTGCGACATTTGAGGCTGAGTTGCAGAGGAGAAATTGCAGTTCAAAAGAATCACACTTGCTCTCGCTGTGGAATGACTTTCCAAAGTCAGTTAGCCCATAAGGTTCACGTTCAGAGCAACAGTTGCACCCCATCTTACAAACCTATTCGCTGCCCAGTTTGCGTACGCTGGTTCAGTTCCGTGGATGgacttaaaaaacatttgctTACACACAGCCAACAAAAGGTTTTGACGTGCCAGATCTGCAGGCATAAGTGCTCAAGCCATGAAGATCTTGAGGAACATAAAAGGAATATCCATGGCCCGAAGAAAGCTTCCGCATCACCGACTCTTCAGTCTGCACACGTTTCGCAAAGCAACCCATCAAATGCATTTCGTTGTCAGATATGTCAACGCACTTACCCAAAACTCCAGTCTCTGAAAGACCATTTGAGGAAAGTCCATCGACCGCAAGGCATAAACATGGTCAACCTTAGTGCTTTACAGCCCAAAGCTGGTGGACTTCCGTCATCAGCAGCAATGGTGCAGCAAAGCCAGTCCAAGCAGCTTCAGTGTACCATTTGTGCACGCACCTACCCAGATATTCAGTCCTTGAGAAACCACAGGCGAAGAGTCCATCGCATTCTTGGTAGTGGACTTCAGCCATCGAGAGGACCTGTACAGCAAAGCCATTTCAGTCAGTTTCAGTGTCACATTTGTTCACGCAGCTACCCAGACATGAGGTCCTTGAGAAACCACAGAAGGAGGGTCCACCGCCTTCTGGGTGGCCTTGAGATGTTCAAGGGAACACTTGTTCAAAGCCTGGACAATCAGTATAAGTGCCACATATGCCAGCGTAGTTATCCGGATGTAACATCCTTCAAGAACCACAGAAGACGGGTGCACCATATTTTAGGGGAGGTACCTGACACAGCAAAAATGGCTGCACCAGACATTGTAGAGTTAAAGGAAGAGCCAGAAATGCTTCCCGTCATATCGCTCGATGGACCCCAAACACGATGA
- the im:7147486 gene encoding zinc finger protein 423 isoform X1, with product MLGLQETRSAGTPSTKTYNCVACSATFNGLASLLVHQASHASEISDHKVSALPTCSHCSGLFASKELLDKHQCMVLPPPVAPDVHKKEHEINTQVKPQVGEPSITNSEAELEDSLKTACSHDAPVEVPSQETITQEHMDVGLQPSDSPTCIPILDLPPVQDIVAQEHIEELQLLDPSTCIPNLDLPPVKETVTTEHLDDGLQSCNPSACIPISDVPPVQETITQKHMDDMLQPFDPSACVPISDLPPVQDTVAPEHIEELQLLDPSTCLPILDLPPVKETITTEHLDDGLQPSDPPACIPVSDLTPAQDTITQEHLDDGLQSSEPSIPETLAVGDQSFASEAKKIKLENLSNHSDSEESANESERSDSKKSLLKMLASAYLNRRPPAQIQLEQSKRTLPPRKVSPRAPIQNPAVISTSSSSNFMDQLRQKMAKFGPNREGVKQAGGMGKVKPKKKKLKRIISTTKILYPIVALESCQKSLQDNMEGRHQCGVCSRVFQDVDSLIMHHALHKKERVKFCRRCRQYLICVISVPNNHVCSISNIGPSRHFTFVRKSFLTSNNPTMLHSRKMFHCTMCNRSYTRRHSLNKHNCQWIASLKSSATAAKQAENFHSLGEGSSAGKGLVSSEQISVGVNTGKLQIVKSEDLRADFPNKETRLVQKPSPVKSNIHSGSAKSFPPFLANVSKINSAKLNVNFNSAGPTSSRLRERNIRKGSESELDESQWTVPLDDNEIEVMDVDEGKRDSVVAPKNNSDDDVILEPTVKSQPSLLLSGREFQVHISEKGVKRFSCNRCNRSYSRHFTVQQHLKICSARKLREQHSFGKAGILALKKKFPCPLCSASFTRKDRMNMHRKRCQAMRNPTMLAGNRMLEKKNEAPQGNMFVLPPAAKNDVRQDNNKTSAGSGNWGIMSLPSVLPRKVTCECGAVFTCPRLLFEHLQLHAMESYICSHCGENLKSWAELEAHQKLHTQAQVQPQQKQQFQTSSQSVKSQPQDVLKSPLSNRPLPEGSVCHRCKKIFRTRKSMLRHLRLSCRGEIAVQKNHTCSRCGMTFQSQLAHKVHVQSNSCTPSYKPIRCPVCVRWFSSVDGLKKHLLTHSQQKVLTCQICRHKCSSHEDLEEHKRNIHGPKKASASPTLQSAHVSQSNPSNAFRCQICQRTYPKLQSLKDHLRKVHRPQGINMVNLSALQPKAGGLPSSAAMVQQSQSKQLQCTICARTYPDIQSLRNHRRRVHRILGSGLQPSRGPVQQSHFSQFQCHICSRSYPDMRSLRNHRRRVHRLLGGLEMFKGTLVQSLDNQYKCHICQRSYPDVTSFKNHRRRVHHILGEVPDTAKMAAPDIVELKEEPEMLPVISLDGPQTR from the coding sequence ATGCTTGGTCTTCAAGAAACCAGATCTGCTGGAACTCCCTCCACCAAGACCTATAATTGTGTGGCATGTTCAGCCACATTCAATGGTTTAGCATCTCTATTAGTGCATCAAGCCTCTCATGCCAGTGAAATCTCCGACCACAAAGTGTCTGCTTTGCCTACTTGCAGTCACTGCAGTGGTTTGTTTGCAAGCAAAGAACTTCTGGACAAGCACCAGTGCATGGTGTTGCCCCCTCCTGTTGCTCCAGATGTGCACAAGAAGGAACATGAAATTAATACACAGGTAAAGCCTCAGGTGGGTGAGCCAAGTATTACAAATTCCGAAGCAGAACTTGAAGACAGCTTGAAGACGGCTTGCAGCCATGATGCCCCAGTTGAAGTTCCCTCACAAGAGACCATCACTCAAGAGCATATGGATGTTGGGTTGCAGCCATCTGATTCACCTACATGCATACCTATCTTAGATTTACCTCCTGTGCAAGACATTGTTGCTCAAGAGCATATTGAGGAGTTGCAGCTATTGGACCCCTCCACATGCATACCTAACTTAGATTTACCTCCTGTGAAAGAAACCGTCACTACAGAGCATCTAGATGATGGGTTGCAGTCATGTAATCCGTCTGCATGTATACCCATCTCAGATGTACCTCCTGTGCAGGAGACCATCACACAAAAGCATATGGATGATATGTTGCAGCCATTTGATCCGTCAGCATGCGTACCTATCTCAGATTTACCTCCTGTACAAGACACTGTTGCTCCAGAGCATATCGAGGAGTTGCAGCTATTGGACCCCTCCACGTGCTTACCTATCTTAGATTTACCTCCTGTGAAAGAAACCATCACTACAGAGCATCTGGATGATGGGTTGCAGCCATCTGATCCACCTGCATGTATACCCGTCTCAGATTTAACTCCTGCGCAAGACACTATCACTCAAGAGCATCTTGATGATGGCTTACAGTCATCGGAACCCTCCATACCTGAAACGCTCGCAGTAGGAGACCAATCTTTTGCAAGTGAAGCTAAGAAGATAAAATTGGAGAATCTGAGCAATCACTCTGACAGTGAAGAATCAGCAAATGAAAGCGAGAGATCAGACTCGAAGAAATCGCTGCTTAAAATGCTTGCATCTGCCTACCTGAACCGCAGGCCGCCAGCTCAAATACAATTGGAGCAAAGCAAGAGGACCCTTCCCCCACGAAAGGTTTCACCAAGAGCACCAATACAGAACCCAGCAGTAATATCCACTTCAAGCTCTTCAAATTTCATGGACCAATTAAGACAAAAGATGGCTAAATTTGGCCCTAATAGAGAGGGCGTCAAGCAGGCCGGCGGCATGGGGAAAGTCAAGcctaaaaagaaaaaattaaaaaggattATCTCTACAACCAAAATATTATATCCTATAGTGGCTCTTGAGTCCTGTCAAAAAAGCTTGCAGGACAACATGGAGGGGAGGCATCAGTGTGGTGTCTGCAGCAGAGTTTTTCAAGACGTGGACAGCTTGATAATGCATCATGCCTTGCACAAAAAGGAACGTGTGAAATTTTGCCGTCGCTGCCGGCAGTATTTGATCTGTGTCATTTCTGTTCCAAACAATCACGTCTGTTCTATCTCGAATATAGGGCCGTCCAGACATTTTACATTTGTAAGGAAAAGCTTCCTGACCTCAAACAACCCTACAATGCTTCACTCTCGGAAAATGTTCCACTGTACAATGTGCAATCGGAGCTATACACGCAGGCACAGCCTCAACAAACACAACTGTCAGTGGATAGCCTCTCTTAAGTCCTCTGCCACTGCAGCCAAACAAGCTGAGAATTTCCACAGCTTGGGTGAAGGATCTAGTGCTGGAAAAGGACTTGTGTCATCCGAGCAGATAAGTGTTGGTGTGAACACAGGCAAACTTCAGATTGTAAAGTCTGAGGATCTCCGTGCTGATTTCCCTAACAAGGAGACAAGGTTAGTGCAGAAACCTTCCCCTGTCAAGTCAAACATTCACTCTGGTTCCGCCAAGAGTTTCCCACCGTTTCTTGCCAACGTTTCTAAAATCAATTCAGCAAAGTTAAATGTCAACTTTAATTCAGCTGGGCCTACATCTTCCCGACTTAGAGAAAGAAATATCAGAAAGGGAAGTGAATCAGAATTAGACGAGAGCCAGTGGACAGTGCCTTTGGATGACAATGAAATTGAAGTGATGGACGTTGATGAAGGAAAGCGTGATTCGGTGGTGGCACCCAAGAACAACTCTGATGATGATGTTATTTTAGAACCTACCGTTAAAAGTCAACCCAGCTTGCTCCTTTCAGGTAGAGAATTTCAAGTGCACATCTCTGAAAAGGGTGTAAAGCGTTTTTCTTGTAACAGATGTAACAGAAGCTATTCCCGCCATTTCACTGTACAGCAGCACCTTAAGATTTGTAGTGCAAGAAAACTGAGAGAGCAACATTCTTTTGGAAAGGCCGGTATCCTTGCCCTGAAGAAGAAGTTTCCGTGTCCACTTTGCAGTGCATCATTTACCCGGAAAGACCGCATGAACATGCATAGAAAGAGATGCCAGGCAATGAGAAACCCCACCATGTTGGCGGGTAATAGGATGTTGGAGAAGAAAAATGAAGCACCCCAGGGAAACATGTTTGTGTTGCCCCCAGCAGCTAAGAACGACGTCAGACAGGATAACAATAAAACCAGTGCTGGCAGTGGAAACTGGGGGATTATGTCATTACCCTCTGTGCTTCCCAGAAAAGTGACCTGCGAGTGTGGTGCAGTATTCACTTGCCCAAGACTTCTGTTCGAGCATCTGCAGTTGCATGCAATGGAGTCGTACATTTGCTCCCATTGTGGTGAAAATCTGAAGTCTTGGGCCGAGCTTGAAGCGCACCAGAAACTGCATACGCAGGCACAAGTACAGCCTCAGCAAAAGCAACAATTTCAAACATCGAGTCAAAGTGTAAAAAGCCAGCCTCAAGATGTGTTGAAGTCACCTTTGAGTAACAGACCTCTCCCAGAAGGAAGCGTTTGCCACAGGTGTAAAAAGATCTTCAGAACGCGCAAGTCCATGCTGCGACATTTGAGGCTGAGTTGCAGAGGAGAAATTGCAGTTCAAAAGAATCACACTTGCTCTCGCTGTGGAATGACTTTCCAAAGTCAGTTAGCCCATAAGGTTCACGTTCAGAGCAACAGTTGCACCCCATCTTACAAACCTATTCGCTGCCCAGTTTGCGTACGCTGGTTCAGTTCCGTGGATGgacttaaaaaacatttgctTACACACAGCCAACAAAAGGTTTTGACGTGCCAGATCTGCAGGCATAAGTGCTCAAGCCATGAAGATCTTGAGGAACATAAAAGGAATATCCATGGCCCGAAGAAAGCTTCCGCATCACCGACTCTTCAGTCTGCACACGTTTCGCAAAGCAACCCATCAAATGCATTTCGTTGTCAGATATGTCAACGCACTTACCCAAAACTCCAGTCTCTGAAAGACCATTTGAGGAAAGTCCATCGACCGCAAGGCATAAACATGGTCAACCTTAGTGCTTTACAGCCCAAAGCTGGTGGACTTCCGTCATCAGCAGCAATGGTGCAGCAAAGCCAGTCCAAGCAGCTTCAGTGTACCATTTGTGCACGCACCTACCCAGATATTCAGTCCTTGAGAAACCACAGGCGAAGAGTCCATCGCATTCTTGGTAGTGGACTTCAGCCATCGAGAGGACCTGTACAGCAAAGCCATTTCAGTCAGTTTCAGTGTCACATTTGTTCACGCAGCTACCCAGACATGAGGTCCTTGAGAAACCACAGAAGGAGGGTCCACCGCCTTCTGGGTGGCCTTGAGATGTTCAAGGGAACACTTGTTCAAAGCCTGGACAATCAGTATAAGTGCCACATATGCCAGCGTAGTTATCCGGATGTAACATCCTTCAAGAACCACAGAAGACGGGTGCACCATATTTTAGGGGAGGTACCTGACACAGCAAAAATGGCTGCACCAGACATTGTAGAGTTAAAGGAAGAGCCAGAAATGCTTCCCGTCATATCGCTCGATGGACCCCAAACACGATGA